From Pseudomonas frederiksbergensis, the proteins below share one genomic window:
- a CDS encoding Y-family DNA polymerase — protein sequence MTAGSSAGQSVGQQVLQVFDGGDASVTLQDLFPETGDTASLENVYGDDVKTIDLGLRANTRLQSESSSEGEAYRTLIDSGNRMSVDLSNDPMLNQADQVRSPDFMDGFKQNFADCTSTEVFENVTKNAHVANYKTCERVVDQGGNVEFLHDYKVGVIEYVSGQPNFQSCGPGCLYIWVGMVGDNYWSGNCKIYEEYTRFRVIAKDAIISATVDRAVFDESFVRLEDQREPLVDVGRAIQARVLQWVALPVGVGIGHTKTLAKAAQHASKIWREKTGGVVDLRKPEAVEWLLRRMPVEEVWGIGRRMRDNLAGEGIKTAWELSHAEPRTMGRKYSVVLERTIRELRGESCIDMEQSPPDTQTICSSKMFGQRVHTIEGLGQALATYIHKAAEKLRKQRSLCGGLRIGIQTSFHGDGPKYANAATVIPDYPTDDVRVLTKHALRALEGIYRPGFAYSKAEVMLMDLRKRGEYTQDLFTPSQPARTDALMSVMDKINRRWGHDCLRTAAVPLSPDWGMRRALLSPSYMTSWDQMWTVQC from the coding sequence GTGACCGCTGGATCTTCGGCCGGGCAATCTGTAGGCCAGCAGGTACTTCAGGTGTTCGATGGCGGGGACGCCTCGGTCACGCTTCAGGACCTGTTCCCTGAAACTGGAGACACTGCCTCGCTCGAGAACGTCTACGGCGACGATGTGAAGACGATCGATCTCGGGTTGCGAGCAAACACCCGTCTTCAATCGGAATCGTCCTCTGAGGGAGAGGCATACCGAACCCTGATCGACAGCGGCAACCGCATGTCGGTAGATCTCTCCAACGACCCTATGCTCAATCAGGCTGATCAAGTTCGTTCCCCTGACTTCATGGATGGGTTTAAGCAGAACTTCGCGGACTGCACCTCTACCGAAGTTTTTGAGAACGTGACGAAAAACGCCCATGTTGCCAATTACAAAACATGTGAGCGCGTCGTGGATCAAGGCGGAAACGTTGAGTTCCTGCATGACTACAAGGTAGGTGTAATCGAATACGTTTCCGGGCAGCCAAACTTTCAGTCGTGCGGACCAGGTTGCTTGTACATCTGGGTCGGCATGGTAGGGGACAACTACTGGAGCGGGAACTGCAAAATCTATGAGGAGTACACCCGATTCCGCGTGATAGCCAAGGACGCCATTATTTCAGCTACCGTCGACAGAGCTGTTTTCGACGAATCCTTCGTACGCTTAGAGGACCAGCGCGAACCATTGGTGGACGTGGGCCGAGCTATTCAGGCGCGCGTGCTGCAGTGGGTTGCGTTGCCGGTCGGTGTGGGCATCGGCCACACCAAAACCCTCGCCAAGGCAGCACAACATGCCTCGAAGATCTGGCGTGAGAAAACCGGTGGTGTTGTAGACCTGCGCAAGCCGGAGGCTGTTGAGTGGTTGTTGCGCCGGATGCCTGTCGAAGAAGTGTGGGGCATTGGCAGGCGTATGCGCGATAACCTGGCCGGTGAAGGCATTAAAACAGCGTGGGAGCTATCCCACGCTGAGCCGCGAACAATGGGCCGCAAATACTCAGTGGTCTTGGAACGAACGATCAGGGAGCTTCGCGGCGAGTCCTGCATCGACATGGAACAAAGCCCACCGGACACACAGACCATTTGCTCAAGCAAGATGTTTGGTCAGCGCGTCCACACAATCGAGGGGCTTGGCCAGGCGTTGGCCACCTATATCCACAAGGCCGCTGAGAAGCTGCGCAAGCAGCGATCTTTGTGCGGTGGCCTGCGGATCGGCATACAGACCTCGTTCCATGGCGACGGTCCGAAGTACGCCAATGCAGCCACGGTCATTCCCGACTACCCAACAGATGACGTGCGCGTGCTGACAAAGCACGCGCTGCGTGCGTTGGAAGGCATCTACAGGCCGGGCTTTGCGTACAGCAAAGCTGAGGTCATGTTAATGGATCTGCGAAAGCGTGGTGAGTACACGCAAGATCTGTTCACGCCGAGTCAACCGGCGCGCACTGACGCGCTCATGAGCGTTATGGACAAGATCAACAGACGGTGGGGACATGATTGCTTACGCACTGCAGCTGTTCCCCTGTCGCCGGACTGGGGCATGCGTAGGGCTCTGCTGAGCCCTAGTTACATGACCAGTTGGGATCAGATGTGGACGGTGCAATGCTAG